Proteins encoded by one window of Deltaproteobacteria bacterium RBG_16_64_85:
- a CDS encoding phosphoglycerate kinase, whose translation MKNRTIDQLDLSGKRVLIRVDFNVPLDKAGNITDDTRIQAAIPTVRHAVTHGGKTILLSHLGRPKGKKVPEMSLAPAAKRLSALLGKEVPFVPDCVGEIAEKAVAAMRPGDVVLLENVRFHAEEEKNDEAFGKKLAALCDVYVNDAFATAHRGHSSNVAITRFVKEKAAGLLMKNEIAYFEKALVDPARPLVAVFGGAKISGKIEAINNVLGKVDKILIGGAMANTFFAAQGYEVGTSLYEAEMVDTARQVLANAAGRKVKLYLPVDVVVADRFEASAATKAVPVPEIPAGWTAADVGPATSLLFREALQGAKTIVWNGPLGAFEMAPFANGTYSMMRALAESDAITIVGGGDTDTALHKAGLFSRMSYVSTGGGAFLELLEGKRLPGIAALEET comes from the coding sequence ATGAAGAACCGCACCATCGACCAGCTGGATCTTTCCGGGAAGCGGGTGCTGATCCGCGTCGATTTCAACGTGCCGCTGGACAAGGCGGGGAACATTACCGACGACACGAGGATCCAGGCGGCGATCCCCACCGTCCGGCACGCCGTGACGCACGGCGGGAAGACGATCCTGCTCTCCCACCTGGGCCGCCCGAAGGGAAAGAAGGTGCCGGAGATGAGCCTCGCTCCCGCCGCGAAGCGGCTCTCCGCGCTCCTGGGCAAGGAGGTCCCCTTCGTCCCCGACTGCGTCGGCGAGATCGCGGAGAAGGCGGTTGCGGCGATGCGCCCGGGGGATGTCGTCCTGCTGGAGAACGTCCGATTCCATGCCGAGGAGGAGAAGAACGACGAGGCCTTCGGCAAAAAACTCGCCGCCCTGTGCGACGTCTACGTCAACGACGCCTTCGCCACCGCGCACCGGGGCCACTCCTCCAACGTCGCGATCACCCGGTTCGTGAAGGAGAAGGCCGCGGGGCTGCTGATGAAGAACGAGATCGCCTATTTCGAGAAGGCGCTCGTCGATCCCGCGCGGCCGCTCGTCGCGGTCTTCGGGGGGGCCAAGATCTCGGGGAAGATCGAGGCGATCAACAACGTGCTGGGCAAGGTGGACAAGATCCTCATCGGCGGGGCGATGGCCAACACGTTCTTTGCGGCGCAGGGGTACGAGGTGGGAACATCCCTCTATGAGGCCGAGATGGTGGACACGGCGAGGCAGGTGCTCGCCAACGCCGCGGGCCGCAAGGTCAAGCTGTACCTCCCGGTGGACGTCGTGGTGGCCGACCGGTTCGAGGCGTCCGCCGCAACGAAAGCCGTCCCCGTGCCGGAGATCCCCGCGGGCTGGACGGCGGCGGACGTGGGGCCGGCGACCTCCCTCCTCTTCAGGGAGGCCCTGCAGGGGGCAAAGACGATCGTATGGAACGGGCCCCTGGGCGCGTTCGAGATGGCGCCGTTCGCCAACGGGACCTACTCGATGATGCGGGCGCTCGCGGAGAGCGACGCGATCACCATCGTCGGGGGAGGGGACACCGACACGGCCCTCCACAAGGCGGGGCTCTTCTCGCGGATGTCCTACGTCTCCACCGGCGGGGGGGCATTCCTCGAACTGCTCGAGGGGAAGCGGCTGCCGGGGATCGCCGCGCTGGAGGAAACTTAG
- a CDS encoding acylphosphatase, whose product MKETSEARVVVSGRVQGVFFRASTRDVAVRYGVRGFVRNLPDGRVEAVLQGDRGAVEKVVAFMREGPPGAYVEETDIEWRPPSEVWNGFLVRR is encoded by the coding sequence ATGAAGGAGACTTCGGAGGCCCGCGTGGTCGTCTCGGGAAGGGTCCAGGGGGTCTTCTTCCGCGCGTCGACGCGGGACGTGGCCGTTCGTTACGGGGTCCGCGGGTTCGTCCGGAATCTCCCCGACGGCCGGGTGGAAGCGGTGCTGCAAGGGGACCGGGGCGCCGTGGAGAAGGTCGTCGCCTTCATGCGCGAAGGGCCGCCGGGGGCATACGTGGAGGAGACCGATATCGAATGGCGGCCCCCGTCGGAGGTCTGGAATGGGTTCCTCGTCCGCCGCTGA
- a CDS encoding AmmeMemoRadiSam system radical SAM enzyme codes for MGSSSAAEPRVADYWHPEGEAVRCELCPHGCLIADGKRGICQIRENREGTLFALTYGRVSAVQLDPIEKKPLFHFHPGTEILSVGSIGCNFRCGFCQNWHLVLGQASLSPAGIPELVRAARESGSVGIAYTYNEPLIWFEFVMDCAREFRKAGMANVLVTNGHVSPEPLGELLPLVDAMNIDLKSMDPDFYRKVCAGNLAPVLDTIRTASRSVHVEITALLVTGENDSDDAIRKVVDFVAGTDPEIPLHFSRYFPQHRFTAPPTPPSRLETAHRIGREKLSYVYVGNYHLAGSEDTRCPRCGATVVRRLGYRTSPIGLVGNRCASCTAKLRFVV; via the coding sequence ATGGGTTCCTCGTCCGCCGCTGAACCCAGAGTCGCGGACTATTGGCATCCCGAGGGGGAAGCCGTCCGTTGCGAGCTGTGCCCCCACGGGTGCCTGATCGCCGACGGCAAGCGGGGGATCTGCCAAATACGGGAAAACCGGGAGGGAACGCTATTCGCCCTCACTTACGGCAGGGTGTCGGCGGTTCAACTGGATCCGATCGAGAAGAAGCCCCTCTTCCACTTCCACCCGGGGACGGAGATCCTTTCCGTGGGGTCCATCGGCTGCAACTTCCGCTGCGGGTTCTGCCAGAACTGGCACCTCGTCCTGGGGCAGGCATCGCTTTCGCCGGCCGGGATCCCGGAGCTCGTCCGCGCCGCCAGGGAATCGGGGTCCGTCGGGATCGCCTATACTTACAACGAACCGCTGATCTGGTTCGAATTCGTGATGGACTGCGCCCGGGAATTCCGTAAGGCCGGCATGGCCAACGTGCTGGTGACGAACGGCCACGTTTCCCCGGAGCCGCTGGGGGAGCTTCTCCCGCTGGTGGACGCGATGAACATCGATCTCAAGTCGATGGACCCCGATTTTTACCGGAAGGTATGTGCGGGAAACCTGGCGCCCGTTCTCGACACGATCCGGACGGCCTCGCGAAGCGTCCACGTCGAGATCACGGCCCTGCTGGTCACGGGGGAGAACGATTCGGACGACGCGATCCGGAAGGTGGTCGACTTCGTTGCCGGCACGGACCCGGAGATCCCGCTTCACTTTTCCCGCTATTTCCCCCAGCACCGGTTCACCGCGCCGCCGACACCCCCCTCCCGGCTCGAGACGGCACACCGGATCGGCCGGGAGAAGCTTTCCTACGTTTACGTGGGAAATTACCACCTGGCCGGAAGCGAGGATACGCGGTGCCCCCGTTGCGGCGCGACCGTCGTCCGCCGTCTGGGCTACCGGACCTCCCCGATCGGCCTCGTGGGAAACCGGTGCGCCTCTTGCACAGCGAAGCTTCGTTTCGTGGTATAA
- a CDS encoding alcohol dehydrogenase, which produces MKAAFFREHGGPDKIQYGDLPDPAPGPGQVRVRIRAGALNHLDLFVLRGIPGIPVTLPHVMGSDGAGVVEAVGPGVARVRPGDEVVLNPGIHCGTCEFCLKGEHSLCVTFHLLGEHIAGTFASLVVAPEINAYPKPAGLTWEEAAAFPLTFLTAWRMLVTKARAKPGESILVVGIGGGVAVAALQIAKMLGLTVWVTSGSADKLSRAKTLGADFGIDPAEADFSREIRKFTEKRGVDIVLDSVGRATWKQSIASLAKGGRLLTCGATTGPNPEEDIARIFWNQLSVHGSTMGTHGEFADMLRMFHGGRLHPVIDAVFPLSQAREAARRLEEKRQFGKIVLRVD; this is translated from the coding sequence TTGAAAGCCGCCTTTTTCCGCGAGCACGGCGGTCCCGACAAGATCCAGTACGGAGATCTCCCCGATCCGGCACCCGGCCCGGGGCAGGTGCGGGTCCGCATTCGCGCCGGGGCGTTGAACCACCTCGACCTCTTCGTCCTAAGGGGGATCCCCGGCATCCCCGTGACTCTCCCCCACGTGATGGGGTCCGACGGCGCAGGCGTCGTCGAGGCGGTAGGGCCCGGGGTCGCCCGCGTGAGGCCCGGCGACGAGGTGGTGCTGAATCCCGGGATCCACTGCGGGACCTGCGAGTTCTGCCTCAAGGGCGAGCACTCGCTGTGCGTCACTTTCCACCTCCTCGGGGAGCACATCGCGGGGACGTTCGCTTCGCTCGTCGTCGCCCCGGAGATCAATGCCTATCCGAAACCCGCGGGACTCACGTGGGAGGAGGCGGCGGCGTTCCCCCTTACCTTCCTCACGGCGTGGCGGATGCTCGTCACGAAGGCCCGTGCGAAGCCCGGCGAGTCCATCCTCGTCGTCGGCATCGGCGGAGGCGTAGCGGTCGCCGCGCTGCAGATCGCGAAAATGCTGGGCCTGACCGTATGGGTCACGTCGGGCAGTGCGGACAAGCTTTCCCGGGCGAAGACGCTGGGGGCGGACTTCGGCATCGACCCTGCCGAAGCTGACTTCTCTCGCGAGATCCGGAAGTTCACGGAGAAGCGCGGCGTGGACATCGTCCTCGACTCGGTAGGGAGGGCGACCTGGAAGCAATCCATCGCCTCCCTGGCCAAGGGGGGGCGGCTGCTCACCTGCGGCGCGACCACCGGCCCCAACCCCGAGGAGGATATCGCCAGGATCTTCTGGAACCAGTTGAGCGTGCACGGTTCGACCATGGGAACGCACGGCGAGTTCGCCGACATGCTCCGAATGTTCCACGGAGGACGCCTGCACCCCGTGATCGATGCCGTGTTTCCCCTGTCGCAGGCGAGGGAAGCCGCGCGACGGCTGGAGGAGAAGCGGCAGTTCGGAAAGATCGTGCTCCGGGTCGATTGA
- a CDS encoding 16S rRNA (cytidine(1402)-2'-O)-methyltransferase — translation MGQGTLYIVATPLGNLEDITLRAIRVLKEASVIACEDTRRTVKLLNRYEIRTPMFIFHDYNKLRAGAVLMRRLKEGESVALVSDAGTPAISDPGYELVREAITVGIPVEVIPGPSALISALVVSGLPTDHFAFEGFLPNRKEKRKKALQALADETRTMIFYESPQRVGAFLAEAAEILGDRRACLVRELTKIHEEILRGTLAELAAEIARRGSVLGEITLVVGGAQKTVKMSVEEIVQAALSDASGSSRDFAREISERTGLSRKEVYAEILRQRAK, via the coding sequence ATGGGCCAAGGCACCCTGTACATCGTGGCTACCCCGCTCGGGAATTTGGAGGACATCACGCTTCGCGCGATCCGCGTCCTCAAGGAGGCATCGGTCATCGCCTGCGAGGACACGCGGCGGACGGTGAAGCTGCTCAATCGGTACGAGATCCGCACCCCCATGTTCATCTTCCACGACTACAACAAGCTGCGCGCGGGCGCGGTCCTGATGCGAAGGTTGAAAGAGGGGGAGAGCGTCGCGCTGGTCTCCGACGCCGGGACCCCGGCCATCTCCGACCCCGGATACGAGCTGGTGCGGGAAGCGATCACCGTGGGCATCCCGGTCGAGGTGATCCCGGGGCCGTCGGCGCTGATCTCCGCGCTCGTCGTTTCGGGCCTCCCCACCGACCACTTCGCCTTCGAGGGGTTCCTCCCGAACCGGAAGGAGAAGCGGAAGAAAGCGCTGCAGGCCCTCGCGGACGAGACCCGCACGATGATCTTCTACGAATCCCCTCAGCGTGTCGGAGCATTTCTCGCCGAGGCGGCGGAGATCCTCGGCGACCGCAGGGCATGCCTGGTGCGCGAGTTGACGAAGATCCACGAGGAGATCCTCCGCGGGACGCTCGCGGAACTGGCCGCGGAGATCGCCCGCCGGGGGTCGGTCCTCGGGGAGATCACCCTTGTCGTTGGGGGGGCGCAGAAGACGGTGAAGATGTCGGTGGAAGAGATCGTGCAGGCCGCCCTTTCGGACGCCTCCGGCTCCTCGCGGGACTTCGCCCGGGAAATCTCCGAGCGGACAGGCCTCTCCCGCAAGGAAGTGTACGCGGAAATCCTCCGCCAGCGCGCAAAATAA
- a CDS encoding phenylacetate--CoA ligase translates to MYWEPVQERMDREELAQLQLERLESTLNRVYRNVPFYRRKFDELGISTEDFGSLDDLPRLPFTTKEDLRQNYPYGLFAVPMREVVRIHASSGTTGTSTVVGYTLNDIKTWSNLVARVLTAGGVTKDDVVQISFGYGLFTGGFGLHYGAERIGASVIPASSGNTARQIKIMMDFKTTALVGTPSYAMLVAETIQEMGIPVSALSLKYGLFGAEPWSEGMRQEIQDKLGIVATDNYGLSEILGPGVSGECQERRGLHINEDHFLVEVIHPETLTPVAAGQAGELVITTLTKEAFPMIRYRTRDLTSFLPGDCPCGRTGRLMSRVAGRTDDMLIIKGVNVFPSQIESVLFEIEGTEPHYQIVIDRKRAMDEVTVLVEAAESIFFDQMRRQSGMVETIRKRLAHELGISVDVKLVEKKTLQRFEGKAKRVIDNRKL, encoded by the coding sequence ATGTACTGGGAGCCCGTGCAGGAACGGATGGACAGGGAAGAGCTCGCACAGCTTCAGCTGGAGAGGCTCGAGTCGACGCTGAACAGGGTGTACCGGAACGTCCCCTTCTACCGGAGGAAGTTCGACGAGCTGGGGATCTCGACGGAGGACTTCGGGTCGCTCGACGACCTCCCTCGGCTGCCGTTCACGACGAAGGAGGACCTTCGGCAGAACTACCCTTACGGGCTGTTCGCGGTGCCGATGCGGGAGGTCGTCCGCATCCACGCCTCCTCGGGAACGACGGGGACGTCGACCGTGGTGGGGTACACGCTCAACGACATCAAGACGTGGAGCAACCTCGTGGCCCGCGTCCTCACCGCCGGGGGCGTGACGAAGGACGACGTCGTCCAGATCTCCTTCGGGTACGGCTTGTTCACCGGGGGGTTCGGCCTCCACTACGGGGCGGAGCGGATCGGTGCGTCGGTCATCCCGGCCTCGAGCGGCAACACCGCCCGCCAGATCAAGATCATGATGGACTTCAAGACGACGGCGCTCGTGGGAACTCCCTCCTACGCGATGCTCGTCGCCGAGACGATTCAGGAGATGGGGATCCCGGTCTCCGCGCTTTCCCTCAAGTACGGGCTTTTCGGAGCGGAGCCGTGGTCGGAGGGGATGCGGCAGGAGATCCAGGACAAGCTCGGGATCGTCGCCACCGACAACTACGGGCTGTCGGAGATCCTCGGGCCGGGCGTCTCGGGAGAGTGCCAGGAGCGCCGCGGGTTGCACATCAACGAAGACCACTTTCTCGTGGAGGTGATCCACCCGGAGACGCTTACACCCGTCGCTGCGGGGCAGGCGGGGGAGCTCGTGATCACGACGCTCACCAAGGAAGCGTTCCCGATGATCCGGTACAGGACGCGGGACCTGACCAGTTTCCTGCCGGGGGACTGCCCCTGCGGCCGCACGGGAAGGCTCATGAGCCGCGTGGCGGGGCGCACCGACGACATGCTGATCATCAAGGGGGTGAACGTCTTCCCCTCCCAGATCGAGTCCGTACTCTTCGAGATCGAGGGGACCGAGCCTCACTACCAGATCGTGATCGACCGCAAGAGGGCGATGGACGAGGTCACCGTCCTGGTGGAGGCCGCCGAGTCGATCTTCTTCGACCAGATGCGGAGGCAAAGCGGGATGGTCGAGACGATCCGGAAGCGGCTGGCGCACGAGCTGGGGATCAGCGTGGACGTGAAGCTCGTGGAGAAGAAGACGCTGCAACGGTTCGAGGGGAAGGCGAAACGCGTCATCGACAACAGGAAACTGTGA
- the livF gene encoding branched-chain amino acid ABC transporter ATP-binding protein (with LivGHMJ and LivGHMK is part of the high-affinity branched-chain amino acid transport system; LivFGHMK is specific for the transport of leucine, while LivFGHMJ is a transporter for leucine, isoleucine, and valine), whose protein sequence is MLRIRNVESGYGRLKVLRKVTMHVGTGEIVTIIGANGAGKTTLLRTVSGLLRARSGEILFEMREIGKLPPEKIVFLGCSLVPEGRQLFAPMTVRENILLGAFPQFRRKQGEAVRDDIERIYGIFPLLREREHQLAGTLSGGEQQMLAIARALMARPRLVMMDEPSMGLAPLVMKDIFSIVTRLRDEGNTVLLVEQNARAALGIADRGYVLDTGRIILEGTAENLLSNRDVQRAYLGRDLDAEGRM, encoded by the coding sequence ATGCTGAGGATCAGGAACGTCGAGTCGGGATACGGCAGGCTGAAAGTGCTGAGAAAGGTCACGATGCACGTCGGGACCGGCGAGATCGTGACGATCATCGGGGCCAACGGCGCCGGGAAGACCACGCTCCTCCGGACCGTTTCGGGACTGCTCCGGGCGCGCTCGGGCGAAATTCTATTTGAGATGCGGGAAATCGGGAAGCTCCCTCCGGAGAAGATCGTTTTTCTCGGCTGCTCGCTCGTCCCAGAAGGACGCCAGCTTTTCGCCCCCATGACCGTCAGGGAGAACATCCTCCTCGGCGCATTCCCGCAATTCCGCAGAAAACAAGGCGAGGCGGTGAGAGACGACATCGAGCGCATCTACGGGATCTTCCCCCTGCTGAGGGAGCGCGAACACCAGCTGGCCGGCACACTTTCGGGCGGCGAGCAGCAGATGCTCGCCATCGCAAGGGCGCTCATGGCCCGTCCGAGGCTCGTCATGATGGATGAGCCATCGATGGGGCTTGCGCCGCTGGTCATGAAAGACATCTTCTCGATCGTCACGAGGCTTCGCGATGAAGGGAACACGGTCCTGCTCGTCGAGCAGAACGCCAGGGCCGCTCTCGGCATTGCCGATCGCGGGTACGTTCTCGATACCGGCAGGATCATCCTGGAAGGGACAGCCGAAAACCTGCTCTCGAATCGCGATGTGCAGCGCGCCTACCTCGGCAGGGATCTGGACGCGGAAGGCAGGATGTGA
- the livG gene encoding high-affinity branched-chain amino acid ABC transporter ATP-binding protein LivG (Part of the ABC transporter complexes LivFGHMJ and LivFGHMK involved in the high-affinity transport of branched-chain amino acids; LivFGHMK is specific for the transport of leucine, while LivFGHMJ is a transporter for leucine, isoleucine, and valine), which translates to MTLLSVRDVSKRFGGLQAVGGVSFDVARGSIKALIGPNGAGKTTLFNLISGVLPPDSGRILFDGTAVQGLQPFEIAALGMARTFQHIRLFPKMTVLENVMVGRHVHSRAGFLAGMLNLPFTWSEERRIRDRSFEILELLGIADSAQAEATSLAYGQQRVVELGRALACEPQLLLLDEPVAGLNMRETIDMGKRIAKVRDRGITVLLVEHDMSLVMNISDEVVVLCYGEKIAEDRPLAIQRNREVIRVYLGEVQ; encoded by the coding sequence GTGACCCTCCTTTCGGTCCGGGATGTCAGCAAGCGCTTCGGCGGCCTCCAGGCCGTGGGAGGGGTTTCCTTCGACGTCGCGCGCGGGTCGATCAAGGCGCTGATCGGGCCGAACGGCGCGGGCAAGACGACGCTCTTCAACCTGATCTCCGGGGTCCTGCCGCCCGACAGCGGCAGGATCCTGTTCGACGGGACGGCGGTCCAGGGCCTGCAGCCCTTCGAGATCGCCGCTCTCGGGATGGCGCGCACGTTCCAGCATATCCGGCTCTTCCCCAAGATGACGGTCCTGGAGAACGTCATGGTCGGCCGGCATGTCCACAGCCGGGCGGGGTTCCTCGCCGGCATGCTGAACCTCCCCTTCACGTGGAGCGAGGAGCGGCGAATCCGGGACAGGAGCTTCGAGATCCTGGAACTTCTCGGCATCGCCGACAGCGCGCAGGCGGAAGCGACGAGCCTGGCCTACGGGCAGCAGCGCGTCGTCGAGCTGGGCAGGGCGCTCGCCTGCGAGCCGCAGCTCCTCCTGCTCGATGAGCCCGTGGCCGGACTGAACATGCGGGAAACGATCGACATGGGCAAGCGGATCGCCAAGGTCCGCGACAGGGGGATCACCGTCCTGCTCGTGGAGCACGACATGTCGCTCGTCATGAACATCTCGGATGAGGTCGTGGTGCTCTGCTACGGGGAGAAAATCGCCGAGGACCGTCCCCTTGCCATCCAGAGGAACCGGGAGGTGATCCGGGTGTACCTGGGGGAAGTCCAGTGA
- a CDS encoding branched-chain amino acid ABC transporter permease, with amino-acid sequence MKARILPVAAFAVFIVVIQLVTHLTDSTYHLTQLTMTAYYSLLIVGLCMLIGYAGQISLGHAGFFAIGGYLTAFLTTRDLSQQKGNFFVSMLSKSGVLVARPDLYGGDLLNVHPWLACAVAVIAAVVIAYLVGGPVLKLKGHYLAMATLGFGIIIYRIALGTGFLGAADGISDVPGFPLLSGLEITGKSSMRIPNYYLAWGLVILGMVLLLNLIHSRVGRALSSIHGAEDAADAVGIPTARYKLNVFVLSAVFAALAGVLLTHYNGGIGPSEASVMKSVRYVAIVAAGGMANLWGALSMSLVLNYLSLRGYFGTFDDAVFGAILILIMLFAPEGLLRRHLFGDLKRIFSGSSEEEAP; translated from the coding sequence ATGAAGGCGAGAATCCTTCCGGTCGCCGCCTTCGCGGTCTTCATCGTCGTCATCCAACTGGTGACCCATCTCACCGACAGCACCTATCACCTGACGCAGCTGACCATGACCGCCTACTATTCGCTGCTCATCGTCGGCCTGTGCATGCTGATCGGGTACGCGGGCCAGATCTCGCTCGGACACGCCGGATTCTTCGCCATCGGGGGGTATCTGACGGCGTTCCTGACGACCCGTGACCTGTCGCAGCAGAAGGGGAATTTCTTCGTCTCGATGCTTTCGAAGTCGGGGGTGCTCGTTGCTCGTCCCGACCTCTACGGAGGGGACCTCCTGAATGTCCACCCCTGGCTTGCCTGCGCGGTCGCAGTCATCGCGGCGGTTGTCATCGCCTATCTCGTTGGAGGCCCTGTCCTGAAGCTCAAGGGCCACTATCTCGCAATGGCGACCCTCGGATTCGGCATCATCATTTACCGTATTGCCCTGGGAACGGGATTTCTCGGCGCGGCGGACGGGATCTCCGATGTCCCGGGATTCCCCTTGTTGTCGGGGCTGGAAATCACCGGCAAGTCCTCCATGAGGATTCCCAACTACTACCTGGCATGGGGGCTGGTGATCTTGGGAATGGTGCTCCTGCTCAACCTGATCCATTCGAGGGTGGGCAGGGCGCTTTCGTCGATCCACGGAGCCGAGGACGCCGCGGATGCCGTGGGGATCCCGACGGCGCGCTACAAGCTGAACGTCTTCGTGTTGAGCGCGGTCTTCGCCGCCCTGGCAGGCGTTCTCCTCACCCATTACAACGGCGGAATCGGGCCGTCGGAGGCGTCGGTCATGAAGTCGGTGCGATACGTCGCGATCGTAGCGGCCGGCGGCATGGCGAACCTGTGGGGCGCCCTTTCGATGAGCCTCGTGTTGAACTACCTTTCGCTCCGGGGGTATTTCGGGACCTTCGACGACGCCGTCTTCGGCGCGATCCTCATCCTGATCATGCTCTTCGCGCCGGAAGGGCTGCTGCGGCGGCATCTCTTCGGCGACCTGAAGCGGATTTTTTCCGGGAGCTCCGAAGAGGAAGCGCCGTGA
- a CDS encoding ABC transporter permease, with translation MHLDFFFQYLVAGVTYGTIYAIVAIGFNIIYNATGIINFAQGEFVMLGGMTAVTLSRFLPLPVAILGAVAVTTVIGAVIEITFIRWLHRPSVLRMIIITIGISILIRETALHVWGESVRALPYFTGSSVTSIHLGGVYISPQVLWVIGVSALAVAGLSAFFNYTLLGRQVRACSANRDAARLCGISVSNMVTLSFMLSAAIGALAGCVVCPITYIQYDSGTPLAIKGFTVAILGGLGNSVAAVAAGMILGVLESFSIWFLPAAYKEAISISLLLIILFVRPSGIFGSAEAARLKEF, from the coding sequence ATGCACCTGGACTTCTTTTTTCAGTACCTCGTGGCGGGCGTCACCTACGGGACGATCTACGCAATCGTCGCCATCGGGTTCAATATCATCTACAACGCGACCGGCATCATCAATTTCGCGCAGGGCGAGTTCGTCATGCTGGGCGGCATGACCGCCGTCACGCTGAGCCGGTTCCTGCCCCTGCCCGTGGCCATCCTGGGCGCGGTCGCGGTGACGACGGTCATCGGAGCGGTCATCGAGATCACCTTCATCCGGTGGCTCCACCGCCCTTCCGTGCTGCGGATGATCATCATCACCATCGGCATATCGATCCTGATCCGGGAAACCGCCCTGCATGTCTGGGGAGAAAGCGTCCGGGCGCTTCCCTATTTCACCGGCAGCTCTGTGACCTCCATCCACCTCGGAGGAGTGTACATCTCGCCCCAGGTCCTGTGGGTCATCGGCGTCAGCGCCCTCGCGGTGGCGGGGCTTTCCGCCTTCTTCAACTACACGCTCCTGGGCAGGCAGGTGCGCGCATGTTCGGCAAACCGCGACGCCGCGCGCCTGTGCGGCATCAGCGTTAGCAACATGGTAACCCTCTCGTTCATGCTCAGCGCCGCCATCGGCGCCCTCGCAGGCTGCGTCGTGTGCCCCATCACCTACATCCAGTACGACAGCGGGACGCCGTTGGCCATCAAGGGCTTCACCGTCGCCATCCTGGGCGGACTCGGAAACAGCGTGGCCGCCGTGGCCGCGGGCATGATCCTGGGGGTCCTCGAGTCCTTCAGCATATGGTTCCTGCCCGCCGCGTACAAGGAGGCCATCTCGATTTCCCTCCTTCTCATCATCCTGTTCGTCCGGCCGAGCGGCATCTTCGGCAGCGCCGAGGCGGCCCGGCTCAAGGAGTTCTGA